The following coding sequences are from one Alphaproteobacteria bacterium window:
- the pnp gene encoding polyribonucleotide nucleotidyltransferase: MFKVYRKEMNWGGRQLVLESGKVARQADGSVVASLGGTTVLCTVVGARKPKEGQDFFPLTVNYQEKTYAAGKIPGGFFKREGRPSENETLVSRLIDRPIRPLFPEGYRCDTQVVATVLSHDLENNPDVVAMIGCSAALTISGIPFLGPIAGARVGYKDGNFILNPTIDDMTASELDLMVAGTQEGVLMVESEAKELPEGKMLEAVMFGHREFQPVINMIIELAEMCAKEPREVPPAPYDREALQKKLHALIGNDLKEAYKHTVKQERYALLDAAKEKAKAAIPDTEATPQALATEIDELKYNLVRGIVLDEKRRIDGRDTKTVRQIVAEVGVLPRTHGSALFTRGETQALVVTTLGTGQDEQIIDALAGEYREDFMLHYNFPPYSVGETGRMGSPGRREIGHGKLAWRAIHPLLPGKEAFPYTLRVVSEITESNGSSSMATVCGTSLSLMDAGVPLTRPVAGIAMGLIKEDRGFAVLSDILGDEDHLGDMDFKVAGTEKGVTSLQMDIKITSITEEIMKIALDQAKDGRIHILGEMAKALTGARDSVNQNAPRIVSMNIPKDKIREVIGTGGKVIREICETTGAKIDIEDDGTVKVSAVEAKALEAAVNWIKGIVAEPEVGVVYTGKVVKIMDFGAFVNFLGAKDGLVHISELADRRVGKVSEVVNEGDEVRVKVLGVDDRGKVKLSMKAVDQATGEDKKAS; this comes from the coding sequence ATGTTTAAAGTCTATCGTAAGGAAATGAACTGGGGCGGCCGCCAGCTGGTGCTGGAAAGCGGCAAAGTCGCGCGTCAGGCCGATGGTTCGGTCGTAGCCAGCCTCGGCGGCACCACCGTGCTTTGCACCGTGGTCGGCGCCCGCAAACCCAAGGAAGGACAGGATTTCTTCCCCCTTACCGTCAATTACCAGGAAAAGACCTACGCCGCCGGTAAAATTCCGGGCGGTTTTTTCAAGCGCGAAGGGCGCCCCTCGGAAAACGAAACGCTGGTCAGCCGCCTGATCGACAGGCCGATCCGCCCGCTGTTCCCCGAAGGCTACCGCTGCGATACGCAGGTGGTCGCCACCGTGCTCAGCCACGATCTTGAAAACAACCCGGATGTCGTCGCGATGATCGGCTGCTCGGCGGCCCTGACCATCTCCGGCATTCCGTTCCTCGGCCCGATCGCCGGGGCGCGCGTCGGCTACAAGGACGGCAACTTCATCCTGAACCCGACCATCGACGACATGACAGCGTCCGAACTCGATCTCATGGTCGCAGGCACCCAGGAAGGCGTGCTGATGGTCGAATCCGAAGCCAAGGAACTTCCGGAAGGCAAGATGCTGGAAGCCGTGATGTTCGGTCACCGTGAATTCCAGCCCGTGATCAACATGATCATCGAGCTGGCGGAAATGTGCGCCAAGGAACCGCGCGAAGTTCCGCCCGCGCCGTATGACCGCGAAGCCCTGCAAAAGAAGTTGCATGCGCTGATCGGCAACGATCTGAAGGAAGCCTACAAGCACACCGTGAAGCAGGAGCGCTATGCCCTGCTCGACGCCGCCAAGGAAAAAGCCAAGGCCGCGATCCCGGATACCGAAGCGACCCCGCAGGCGCTCGCGACCGAGATCGACGAGCTGAAGTACAACCTCGTGCGCGGTATCGTGCTTGACGAAAAGCGCCGTATCGACGGCCGCGACACCAAGACCGTGCGCCAGATCGTGGCCGAGGTCGGCGTGTTGCCCCGCACCCACGGTTCGGCGCTGTTCACGCGCGGCGAAACGCAGGCGCTGGTCGTCACCACGCTCGGCACCGGGCAGGATGAGCAGATCATCGATGCGCTCGCGGGCGAATACCGCGAAGACTTCATGCTGCACTACAACTTCCCGCCCTATTCGGTCGGTGAAACCGGCCGCATGGGCAGCCCCGGGCGTCGCGAAATCGGCCACGGCAAGCTCGCCTGGCGCGCGATCCACCCGCTGCTTCCCGGCAAGGAAGCGTTCCCCTACACGCTGCGCGTGGTTTCGGAAATTACCGAATCCAACGGCTCTTCCTCGATGGCGACGGTGTGCGGCACCTCGCTCTCGCTGATGGACGCCGGCGTTCCGCTGACGCGCCCGGTGGCGGGTATCGCCATGGGCCTGATCAAGGAAGATCGCGGCTTTGCCGTGCTGTCCGACATCCTCGGCGACGAGGATCATCTCGGTGACATGGACTTCAAGGTCGCGGGCACCGAAAAGGGCGTCACGTCGCTGCAGATGGACATCAAGATCACCTCGATCACCGAGGAGATCATGAAGATCGCGCTCGATCAGGCGAAGGATGGCCGCATCCACATCCTTGGCGAAATGGCCAAGGCGCTGACGGGCGCACGCGACAGCGTGAACCAGAACGCGCCGCGTATCGTGTCGATGAACATCCCGAAGGACAAGATCCGCGAAGTGATCGGGACCGGCGGCAAGGTTATTCGCGAAATTTGCGAGACCACCGGCGCCAAGATCGATATCGAGGATGACGGCACGGTCAAGGTTTCGGCGGTCGAGGCCAAGGCGCTCGAAGCGGCCGTCAACTGGATCAAGGGTATCGTCGCGGAACCCGAAGTGGGCGTGGTCTATACCGGCAAGGTGGTCAAGATCATGGACTTCGGTGCGTTCGTGAACTTCCTCGGCGCCAAGGACGGCCTCGTGCACATATCCGAACTGGCGGACCGCCGGGTCGGCAAGGTGTCGGAAGTCGTCAACGAAGGCGATGAGGTTCGCGTCAAGGTTCTTGGCGTCGATGACCGCGGCAAGGTCAAGCTTTCGATGAAAGCGGTCGATCAGGCCACCGGCGAAGACAAGAAGGCGAGCTAA
- the rbfA gene encoding 30S ribosome-binding factor RbfA translates to MMRSQRQLRVGEELRHALAAVFQRGDIPLSPDMTQTPITVTEVRVSPDLKNATAFVMPLGGRLASEIVEALNARVGFFRHELARAVKLRYVPKLGFAIDDTFDNAKRIDDILNQPDVARDLAPHEDD, encoded by the coding sequence ATGATGCGTTCCCAACGACAACTCAGGGTCGGCGAAGAGCTTCGCCACGCGCTCGCGGCGGTGTTCCAGCGCGGCGATATTCCGCTTTCCCCGGACATGACCCAAACCCCCATCACCGTGACCGAAGTGCGCGTCAGCCCCGATCTGAAGAACGCGACCGCCTTCGTCATGCCGCTCGGCGGGCGGCTTGCAAGCGAAATTGTGGAAGCGCTGAATGCCAGGGTCGGTTTTTTCCGCCACGAACTCGCGCGCGCCGTGAAGCTGCGCTACGTACCGAAGCTTGGTTTCGCCATCGACGACACCTTCGATAACGCCAAGCGCATCGACGATATCCTGAACCAGCCCGACGTGGCGCGCGATCTCGCGCCGCACGAAGACGATTAA
- the rpsO gene encoding 30S ribosomal protein S15 codes for MSINTERKQALVKEYGRGTNDTGSAEVQIALLTERINELTGHFQKHAKDHHSRRGLLLMVGRRRSMLDYLKKIDAKRYETLIEKLGIRK; via the coding sequence ATGTCGATTAACACGGAGCGCAAACAGGCGCTCGTCAAGGAATACGGCCGCGGCACCAACGATACGGGCTCGGCCGAGGTCCAAATCGCGCTGCTGACCGAGCGCATCAACGAATTGACCGGCCACTTCCAGAAGCACGCGAAGGATCACCATTCCCGCCGCGGCCTTTTGCTCATGGTCGGCCGCCGCCGCAGCATGCTCGATTATCTGAAGAAGATCGACGCGAAGCGTTACGAAACGCTGATCGAAAAGCTGGGTATCAGGAAATAA
- the truB gene encoding tRNA pseudouridine(55) synthase TruB, protein MGKKRKGDPVHGWLVLDKPAGLTSTQALGKVRRLLNAQKAGHGGTLDPLATGILPIACGEATKLVGHVMGSHKTYRFTVRWGEARNTDDCEGAVTASSEARPSPAQIEAALPAFTGTISQRPPAFSAVKVAGERAYDLARAGEDVMLQERSVTVHAFRLCGTPGPDLADFEVDCGKGTYIRALARDLALKLGTYGHITALRRTRVGPFAVEDAISLEKLEDLSHNTGAITALKGIATVLDDIPAFALTPAQAHRLQTGQPVLLNAQMASVMDHAAGKETALATQNGTPVALVTIKDGMLHPARGFNFSQ, encoded by the coding sequence ATGGGCAAAAAACGCAAGGGCGACCCCGTCCATGGCTGGCTGGTGCTTGATAAGCCCGCAGGCCTTACCTCGACGCAAGCGCTCGGCAAGGTGCGACGCCTGCTGAATGCGCAAAAGGCGGGGCATGGCGGCACGCTCGATCCGCTGGCAACAGGCATTCTGCCCATCGCCTGCGGCGAGGCGACCAAGCTGGTCGGCCATGTCATGGGCAGCCACAAAACATATCGCTTCACCGTGCGCTGGGGCGAGGCGCGCAACACCGACGATTGCGAAGGCGCGGTCACGGCCAGCAGCGAAGCACGCCCGTCGCCGGCACAGATCGAAGCCGCCTTGCCCGCATTCACAGGCACCATCAGCCAGCGCCCGCCCGCCTTTTCCGCCGTCAAGGTGGCGGGGGAACGGGCCTATGACCTTGCCCGCGCGGGCGAAGATGTGATGCTGCAGGAGCGCAGCGTTACGGTCCATGCCTTCAGGCTCTGCGGCACCCCCGGGCCCGATTTGGCCGATTTCGAGGTGGATTGCGGCAAAGGCACCTATATCAGGGCTTTGGCACGGGATTTGGCTTTAAAATTAGGGACTTACGGCCATATTACAGCCCTGCGGCGCACCCGTGTGGGCCCGTTCGCAGTCGAAGATGCAATTTCACTGGAAAAACTTGAGGATTTGTCGCATAACACCGGCGCCATAACGGCCCTGAAGGGCATAGCGACTGTTCTGGACGACATCCCGGCTTTCGCTTTAACGCCCGCTCAGGCGCACCGGTTGCAAACCGGGCAACCCGTGCTGTTGAACGCCCAGATGGCCAGCGTGATGGATCACGCGGCAGGGAAGGAAACGGCACTGGCGACCCAGAACGGCACCCCCGTCGCACTTGTTACGATCAAGGACGGAATGCTGCACCCGGCACGCGGTTTTAATTTCAGCCAATAG
- a CDS encoding GNAT family N-acetyltransferase has product MRRLFTPATLSSPTVLHGLRARWAGSFLAKRVLEEAHRKTGKPISYEDITVLERGPWGSIVGGAKAYVDEGYAYVGWLWVRQDCRGRGLGTRIMKKIEDEALRHNARTVWLTTMSYEAPGFYARNGYTEFTQFEGGPNGHARIGFRKKLSPAVASQNLSEGKC; this is encoded by the coding sequence ATAAGGCGCTTGTTTACGCCCGCCACGCTATCGTCCCCTACTGTTCTTCACGGCCTGCGTGCGCGCTGGGCGGGAAGCTTTCTTGCGAAGCGTGTGCTCGAAGAAGCGCACCGCAAGACAGGCAAGCCAATCAGCTACGAAGATATCACCGTGCTCGAACGCGGCCCGTGGGGCAGCATTGTGGGCGGCGCAAAGGCCTATGTGGACGAAGGCTATGCCTATGTCGGCTGGCTTTGGGTCAGGCAGGACTGTCGCGGGCGCGGTCTGGGCACCCGCATCATGAAGAAAATCGAGGACGAGGCGTTGCGGCATAATGCGCGCACCGTATGGCTCACCACCATGAGCTACGAAGCCCCCGGTTTCTATGCCCGCAACGGCTACACGGAATTCACGCAATTCGAAGGCGGGCCGAACGGCCACGCCCGCATCGGCTTCAGGAAAAAATTATCGCCAGCAGTGGCATCCCAAAATTTGTCAGAAGGAAAATGCTGA
- the infB gene encoding translation initiation factor IF-2, translating to MTEQKKKKVLSLGDRPKLELKKPVDPGAGGQAGSVRQSFSHGRTKTVAVEVRRKRDGVEARGGEAGDAAQAAPGGRNLTQEERDARMRALRGAALEGEKRRSMPEEPEAAAEPQEPAVTAADVEAESDPHRKRELEELRQIQEQERAEADKRKQEMESRRGYASGARTESDRDGMARRAGETAAAKMAGRGVGREDDDEGARKRRGVPSRGRGDNRRQTGRIDVAKALSGDDSERTYSVASMRRRIQREKRQAQQHAQEAQKVTRDVILPEVITVQELASRMAERGADVIKSLMKLGVMATITQTIDADTAELVANEFGHRIKRVTESDVEIGLKIEDEAGDLLPRPPIVTVMGHVDHGKTSLLDALRTTDVVAGEAGGITQHIGAYQVIMDKKKHGFDRVTFIDTPGHAAFTEMRARGATVTDIVVLVVAADDGIMPQTIEAITHAKAANVPIIVAINKCDLPAANPDRVRQGLLQHDIQVEEMGGDVLSVEISAKTRMNLDKLLETLLLQAEILELKANPNRAAEGAVVEAKLEKGRGSVATVLVQKGTLRVGDIFVAGGEWGKVRALIDDRGGNVQEAGPATPVEVLGINSTPQAGDDFIVVENEARAREISDFRQRQRRSAHATATARGSLEQMLEDIKTGQAKELGVLLKGDVHGSIEAIKTALEKLSANNDEVKVRVLDAAVGAITESDITLASASKAMIIGFNVRANPQAREHAKRDGVEIRYYSIIYNVIDDVKQALTGMLAPTLREKFLGNAQILQVFNITRVGKVAGCKVTEGVVKRGAGVRLLRDNVVIHEGTLKTLKRIKDEVKEVREGYECGMAFENYDNIEANDVIECFEMEEIARSL from the coding sequence ATGACCGAGCAGAAAAAAAAGAAAGTCCTGAGTCTCGGCGATCGCCCGAAGCTGGAGCTGAAAAAGCCGGTTGATCCGGGCGCCGGCGGCCAGGCCGGCTCTGTCCGGCAAAGCTTCAGCCACGGCCGCACCAAGACGGTCGCGGTCGAGGTAAGGCGCAAGCGCGATGGCGTGGAAGCGCGCGGCGGCGAAGCAGGCGATGCGGCACAAGCCGCGCCGGGTGGCCGCAACCTCACACAGGAAGAGCGGGATGCGCGCATGCGCGCGCTGCGCGGCGCCGCCCTTGAAGGCGAAAAGCGCCGCAGCATGCCCGAAGAGCCCGAAGCGGCGGCAGAACCCCAGGAACCCGCCGTCACCGCCGCCGATGTCGAGGCCGAAAGCGATCCGCACCGCAAGCGCGAACTGGAAGAGCTGCGCCAGATCCAGGAACAGGAGCGCGCCGAAGCCGACAAGCGCAAACAGGAAATGGAATCGCGCCGCGGCTACGCCAGCGGCGCCCGCACCGAAAGCGACCGCGACGGCATGGCGCGCCGCGCGGGCGAAACCGCGGCCGCCAAGATGGCCGGGCGCGGCGTTGGCCGCGAAGACGACGATGAAGGCGCGCGCAAGCGCCGCGGCGTACCGTCACGGGGGCGCGGCGACAACCGCCGCCAGACCGGCCGCATCGACGTCGCCAAGGCGCTTTCGGGCGACGACAGCGAACGCACCTATAGCGTCGCCTCCATGCGTCGCCGCATCCAGCGCGAAAAGCGCCAGGCCCAGCAGCATGCGCAGGAAGCCCAAAAAGTTACGCGCGATGTGATTTTGCCCGAAGTGATCACGGTGCAGGAACTGGCGAGCCGCATGGCCGAGCGCGGCGCGGACGTGATCAAATCGCTCATGAAGCTTGGCGTTATGGCCACCATCACGCAAACGATTGATGCCGACACAGCCGAGCTGGTCGCCAACGAATTCGGGCATCGCATCAAGCGCGTCACCGAATCCGATGTCGAAATTGGCCTTAAGATCGAAGACGAAGCGGGCGATCTGCTGCCCCGTCCGCCGATTGTTACGGTCATGGGCCATGTCGATCACGGCAAAACTTCCCTGCTCGATGCGCTGCGCACCACCGATGTGGTCGCGGGCGAAGCGGGCGGCATCACCCAGCATATCGGCGCCTACCAGGTCATTATGGACAAGAAGAAACACGGTTTCGACCGCGTCACCTTCATCGATACGCCGGGCCACGCCGCTTTCACCGAAATGCGCGCGCGCGGCGCGACCGTAACCGATATTGTCGTTCTGGTGGTCGCAGCCGATGACGGCATCATGCCGCAAACGATTGAAGCCATCACCCACGCCAAGGCAGCGAACGTTCCGATCATCGTCGCCATCAACAAGTGCGACCTTCCCGCCGCCAACCCAGACCGCGTGCGGCAAGGTTTGTTGCAGCACGATATTCAGGTCGAAGAAATGGGCGGCGATGTGCTTTCGGTCGAAATATCGGCCAAGACGCGCATGAACCTCGACAAGCTGCTCGAAACCCTGTTGTTGCAGGCGGAAATCCTTGAGCTTAAGGCCAACCCGAACCGCGCCGCCGAAGGCGCGGTGGTCGAAGCCAAGCTCGAAAAGGGCCGCGGCAGCGTCGCCACCGTTCTGGTGCAAAAGGGCACGTTGCGCGTGGGCGATATTTTCGTCGCCGGCGGCGAATGGGGCAAGGTGCGTGCGCTGATCGACGATCGCGGCGGCAACGTGCAGGAAGCCGGGCCCGCCACACCGGTCGAGGTGCTGGGCATTAATTCTACGCCGCAAGCGGGCGACGATTTCATCGTGGTCGAAAACGAAGCGCGGGCGCGCGAAATCAGCGATTTCCGCCAGCGCCAGCGCCGCAGCGCACACGCGACCGCAACGGCGCGCGGCTCGCTCGAACAGATGCTCGAAGACATCAAGACCGGCCAGGCCAAGGAGCTCGGCGTCCTGCTCAAGGGCGACGTGCACGGCTCGATCGAGGCGATCAAGACCGCGCTTGAAAAGCTTTCCGCCAATAACGATGAGGTTAAGGTCCGCGTGCTCGATGCCGCCGTGGGCGCAATCACCGAATCCGATATCACGCTCGCGAGCGCGTCGAAAGCCATGATCATCGGCTTCAACGTGCGCGCCAATCCGCAAGCGCGCGAACACGCCAAGCGCGACGGTGTCGAAATCCGCTACTATTCGATCATCTATAACGTGATCGACGACGTAAAACAGGCGCTTACCGGCATGCTGGCGCCCACGCTGCGCGAAAAATTCCTCGGCAACGCCCAGATTCTCCAGGTCTTCAACATCACCAGGGTCGGCAAGGTCGCCGGCTGCAAGGTGACCGAAGGCGTGGTGAAGCGCGGCGCGGGCGTGCGCCTGCTGCGCGACAACGTCGTGATCCATGAAGGCACGCTCAAGACGCTCAAGCGCATCAAGGACGAAGTGAAGGAAGTACGCGAAGGCTATGAATGCGGCATGGCATTCGAGAATTATGACAACATCGAAGCGAACGACGTGATCGAATGCTTCGAGATGGAAGAGATCGCCCGGTCGCTTTAG